The following are from one region of the Methanoculleus caldifontis genome:
- a CDS encoding type II toxin-antitoxin system HicB family antitoxin translates to MTKVRLTILIWKEEGAYVSKCQELEVASCGDTPEEALDNIREAIELYLENARELGILQDIEPILKSRHKFTSVIEVEA, encoded by the coding sequence TTGACAAAGGTAAGGCTGACCATCCTGATCTGGAAAGAGGAAGGAGCGTACGTCTCAAAATGTCAGGAGCTCGAGGTCGCCAGCTGCGGCGATACCCCGGAGGAAGCGCTGGACAACATCCGCGAAGCGATCGAGCTCTACCTTGAGAATGCACGAGAACTTGGGATACTGCAGGACATCGAACCAATCCTGAAGTCGCGGCACAAGTTCACCTCGGTTATCGAGGTCGAGGCATGA
- a CDS encoding cupin domain-containing protein, protein MPEAKKENLAEQVIDPRDLVAYQSGSIVSRMLAYTKSGTITVFAFDEGEGLSEHTAPYDAILQVLDGEALVTIAGKEYTVKAGNLIIMPATIPHAVHAVTRFKMMLTMIHA, encoded by the coding sequence ATGCCTGAAGCAAAGAAAGAGAACCTCGCCGAACAGGTCATCGATCCCCGCGACCTCGTCGCCTACCAGTCCGGCTCGATCGTCAGCCGGATGCTCGCCTATACGAAGTCCGGCACCATCACGGTCTTCGCCTTCGACGAGGGCGAAGGCCTCTCGGAGCACACCGCACCCTACGACGCCATCCTCCAGGTCCTCGACGGGGAGGCCCTCGTCACCATCGCGGGCAAGGAGTACACCGTGAAGGCCGGCAACCTGATCATCATGCCGGCAACGATCCCGCACGCGGTCCACGCCGTCACGCGGTTCAAGATGATGCTGACGATGATCCACGCCTGA
- a CDS encoding type II toxin-antitoxin system HicA family toxin: MRAIGFEYAPHRGKGSHVALYKIGNDGSKLLVIVPRRDPIPQGTLLSILKQARLTKEEFLDL; the protein is encoded by the coding sequence CTGAGGGCAATCGGGTTCGAATATGCTCCCCATCGTGGGAAGGGGAGCCATGTGGCCCTCTATAAAATAGGGAATGACGGAAGTAAACTGCTTGTCATTGTTCCCCGGCGTGACCCCATTCCTCAAGGAACGCTGCTCTCGATCCTCAAGCAGGCCCGCCTTACAAAGGAAGAGTTTCTCGATCTGTGA
- a CDS encoding flavin reductase family protein: MTKRSIGPRTLLYPHPDLIIGTYGPDGRPDAMAAAWGGICSSRPPAVAVSVQKVRQTYENLMREREFTISIPSADYVREADYFGIVSGRDTDKFAATGLTPVKGDLVNAPYVGELPVVLECRLLQTVEIGMHTQFIGEILDVKVDESVLGEDGKPDIEKIRPFAYDSMRQEYYGFSGVLAKAFSVGKEVNR, translated from the coding sequence ATGACGAAGCGATCGATCGGTCCACGGACCCTCCTCTATCCTCACCCCGACCTGATCATCGGGACCTACGGCCCGGACGGGCGTCCGGACGCCATGGCCGCAGCGTGGGGCGGAATCTGCTCTTCCCGCCCCCCGGCGGTCGCGGTCTCGGTCCAGAAAGTCCGGCAGACCTACGAGAACCTGATGCGTGAGCGCGAGTTCACGATCAGCATACCCTCGGCGGATTACGTCAGGGAGGCGGACTACTTCGGGATCGTCTCCGGCCGGGATACGGACAAGTTTGCGGCGACCGGCCTGACGCCGGTGAAGGGCGACCTCGTGAACGCCCCGTACGTCGGGGAGCTCCCGGTCGTTCTCGAGTGCCGGCTCCTCCAGACGGTCGAGATCGGCATGCACACCCAGTTCATCGGGGAGATCCTGGACGTGAAGGTGGACGAGAGCGTCCTCGGCGAAGACGGCAAACCCGATATTGAGAAGATCCGGCCGTTCGCCTACGACTCGATGCGGCAGGAATATTACGGGTTCTCCGGCGTGCTCGCGAAGGCCTTCTCGGTAGGGAAGGAGGTGAATCGATAG
- a CDS encoding TIGR04084 family radical SAM/SPASM domain-containing protein — MYYHLILTDDCNLCCTYCRGKAFTVDPPETSDIAVDEDLPVDLDIDLADLYRFLAKDPEAVLTFYGGEPLLAVDRVREIVRDAPVSALILHTNGTLLDRLDPDTANRFDTILVSIDGPEGLTDAHRGEGTFGRITRNLRGLAAGGFAGELIARMTVTEDTDIVEAVRYLTANDRFSFSAVHWQMDANFWNDYRMRDYAAWVEKSYNPGIRTLVEFWVETMRREGRVLRWYPFMDPMQDMLLGRPSMLRCGCGHANYSIMTDGHIAPCPIMVGMKDYYVGHIATADPLRLPVTAVGSPCTACGIRDFCGGRCLYSNITRPWPEEGRQIVCGTVENLYQALSAALPEIRRLIDAGKVRMEDFDHRKYNSCEIIP; from the coding sequence GTGTATTATCACCTCATTCTGACCGACGACTGCAACCTCTGCTGCACCTACTGCCGGGGGAAGGCCTTCACCGTCGACCCCCCGGAGACATCCGATATCGCCGTCGACGAGGACCTACCGGTAGATCTCGATATCGATCTCGCCGACCTCTACCGGTTCCTCGCAAAAGACCCCGAAGCCGTCCTGACCTTTTACGGCGGGGAACCCCTCCTCGCCGTCGACCGCGTCCGCGAGATCGTCCGCGACGCTCCGGTCTCGGCGCTGATCCTCCACACGAACGGCACCCTCCTCGACCGCCTCGACCCCGATACCGCGAACAGGTTCGATACGATCCTGGTCTCGATCGACGGGCCCGAGGGGCTGACCGACGCTCACCGCGGGGAGGGGACGTTTGGCAGGATCACGAGAAACCTCCGCGGCCTTGCGGCCGGCGGGTTTGCCGGCGAGTTGATCGCCCGGATGACCGTGACCGAGGATACCGATATCGTGGAGGCGGTCCGCTACCTCACGGCAAACGACCGGTTCTCCTTTTCGGCCGTCCACTGGCAGATGGACGCAAACTTCTGGAACGACTACCGGATGCGCGACTACGCCGCCTGGGTCGAGAAGAGTTACAACCCCGGCATCAGGACGCTCGTCGAGTTCTGGGTCGAGACGATGCGCAGGGAGGGCCGGGTGCTCCGGTGGTACCCCTTCATGGACCCGATGCAGGATATGCTGCTCGGAAGGCCGAGCATGCTCCGGTGCGGGTGCGGCCACGCGAACTACAGCATCATGACCGACGGGCATATCGCCCCCTGCCCCATCATGGTCGGGATGAAGGACTACTACGTCGGGCACATCGCCACCGCCGACCCGCTCCGCCTCCCGGTGACGGCCGTCGGGAGCCCCTGCACGGCGTGCGGGATTCGCGACTTCTGCGGCGGCCGGTGCCTCTACTCAAACATCACCCGCCCCTGGCCCGAGGAGGGGCGGCAGATCGTCTGCGGGACGGTGGAGAACCTCTACCAGGCCCTCTCGGCGGCGCTCCCGGAGATCCGCCGCCTCATCGACGCGGGGAAGGTCCGGATGGAGGACTTCGACCACCGGAAGTACAACAGCTGCGAGATCATACCGTGA
- a CDS encoding ATP-binding response regulator: protein MLPTARYSVLYVDDELTLLDVGKAFLEASGALSIETAPSGRDALARLDELAPDAVIADYRMHDMDGIELLKEIRQRFGDLPFILFTGRGREEVVVEALNHGADGYVQKGGDPRSQFAELEHLIVQAVERRRAVLALRDSEERYRALFEGANDPIFIFEGDRFVDCNSKALETFRCTREVLIGRRPWELSAPIQPDGVPARESAVEKMKAAYAGEPQFFEWRIHGPSSRIYDTEMSLSRLDVKGPPRLQAIVRDVTDRRRTENDLIAANRKMHLLSSITRHDILNQLTVLQGYLGLTRDQTADPVLLGYLDRQETAIEFIRRQIAFTQDYQDLGVRAPEYQDLGDCIARAAKGLALDLILLAGVDGVEVYADPMLEKVFYNIFENTLRYAGPAPTVRVGCSRQDGGQVVVVEDDGPGIPAGEKEKIFARGFGRNTGLGLFLVREILATTGIVIHETGEAGRGARFELLVPERNWQVRAGGTAAGP, encoded by the coding sequence ATGTTGCCGACAGCCAGGTATTCCGTACTCTACGTCGATGACGAGTTGACCCTTCTCGACGTCGGCAAGGCATTCCTCGAAGCATCGGGTGCGCTCAGCATCGAGACGGCGCCTTCCGGAAGAGATGCCCTTGCCCGGCTGGACGAGCTGGCGCCAGACGCCGTCATCGCCGATTACCGGATGCACGACATGGACGGGATCGAGCTGCTCAAAGAGATCCGCCAGCGCTTCGGGGATCTCCCGTTCATCCTCTTCACCGGTCGCGGCCGCGAGGAGGTCGTCGTGGAGGCGCTCAACCACGGCGCGGACGGCTACGTCCAGAAAGGGGGCGACCCGCGATCGCAGTTCGCCGAGCTCGAACACCTGATCGTGCAGGCGGTAGAGCGCCGGCGGGCCGTCCTGGCGCTGCGGGACTCGGAGGAGCGCTACCGGGCGCTCTTTGAGGGGGCGAACGACCCGATCTTCATCTTCGAGGGCGACCGGTTCGTCGACTGCAACTCAAAGGCCCTTGAGACCTTTCGCTGCACCAGAGAAGTCCTGATCGGGAGGAGACCCTGGGAGCTCTCGGCCCCCATCCAGCCCGACGGCGTCCCGGCGCGGGAAAGCGCCGTCGAGAAGATGAAGGCGGCGTATGCCGGAGAGCCGCAGTTCTTCGAGTGGCGGATTCACGGGCCGAGCAGCAGGATTTATGATACGGAGATGAGCTTGAGCCGACTCGATGTGAAAGGCCCGCCCCGCCTCCAGGCCATCGTCCGGGACGTCACCGACCGGAGGCGGACGGAGAACGACCTGATCGCCGCGAACCGGAAGATGCACCTCCTCTCCAGTATCACCCGGCACGACATCCTCAACCAGCTGACCGTCCTCCAGGGATATCTGGGGCTGACACGGGACCAGACGGCGGATCCTGTTCTTCTCGGGTACCTGGACCGGCAGGAGACGGCTATCGAGTTCATCCGGCGCCAGATCGCGTTCACCCAGGACTACCAGGACCTGGGGGTCCGGGCCCCGGAGTACCAGGACCTCGGCGACTGCATCGCCCGTGCGGCAAAAGGCCTCGCCCTTGACCTCATCCTTCTTGCCGGGGTGGACGGGGTCGAGGTCTACGCCGATCCGATGCTCGAGAAGGTCTTCTACAACATCTTTGAGAATACGCTCAGGTACGCCGGACCGGCGCCGACGGTCCGGGTCGGCTGCTCTCGCCAGGACGGCGGTCAGGTCGTCGTCGTCGAGGATGACGGGCCGGGGATACCGGCGGGTGAGAAGGAGAAGATATTCGCACGTGGTTTCGGGAGAAACACCGGCCTCGGTCTCTTCCTCGTGCGGGAGATCCTCGCGACGACCGGGATCGTCATCCACGAGACCGGTGAGGCCGGGAGGGGCGCACGCTTCGAGCTGCTGGTCCCCGAGCGGAACTGGCAGGTCCGGGCCGGCGGGACGGCAGCAGGCCCCTGA